tttatatggatttttaatcaaattttgatgaaaagctttaataaaacaatctatttattattttaacatattttaatcatttacaaattcttttaatttacccaaaaaatttacaattttagaaaaacaatatacgaatttattgaaattaaaatgcATACCACTAAAAGTTTTTAGgcttgtttgaaaattattttttgagatataaaaaaatatttgataataaaaaattgttttatgtttaatataaaaatatttttaaaatatattataaaatattaaaaataggtttaaaacattttaggtttttgacttttattctataaaaataaaaagaaaaatttcaaaaattatttttgaaaactattaccAAACATGCCttgcattttttaaatatatatttcaaatatttaatttgtgaaaggaaaattcttgaaaaaaaaaagaaatataaaaaaaattacacgtGGTCACAGTGAAAAAGCATGAGAGAAGAAAACACTGATCGTTTTAATCCGAAGCTTCATACTTCTTTCCCAAGCCTCCATCCCTACCATTAGGGTTTTGGCGGTGTCTGCAATTCCCAAAACAACCTTCCACAATTCTCAATCCAACAAGGTATATCCATTCGCATTCACACCTTTCTCTGTTTGGTTGTTCCGAAAGTAAAAGGAAAGTGAGGAAAAggcgagaaaaagaaagattgttgttttttttttcttttacggTGCAAGTGCAAAACCCtggtattttttgaattttttatttggaaattataaGTTTTATCGATCgcatttcatttgttttctgtttGGTCGCTGAGAAAATAGAAGGGAAAAGCGGGGTATTCGTTTCTGCTGAATATACAAAAacctgggtttttttttttttttttaatgttgttttattttatttttgaagtttgaatatCGTTTGTTTTCGTCcggtttctcagcaaccaaacaggggTCATTCGATTTTGAAATTCTTGCATCGGATGCTGGGTGttggctgctgagaaaatgtaggaagaGGGAAGGAAAAATCCATTTTTGAATCTTTGATTTTTCGTGGTCTGAATATGAAACGTTGGAAGGCTTTCTTGATTGAGTCCATTGCAGCTATTTGAATCAGTTGAGGTTTTAGTTTTTCGTTTTCCTCAGTTTTTTCAGCATCCAAAAGGGTAGGGCTAGGATTTTTTAACTGGTCATTCAATTGTTTGTCTGAATCagaggtttttctttttcttgaaggTCTAATGGCGAAAGCTTCAGCTGGAGCTACAAATTCTGGGAATCGAACTGGGGTCCGGATTGTTGTTGCTGGAGACCGAGGCACTGGAAAATCAAGCTTGATTGTTACAGCTGCTGCAGAAAACTTTCCGGCCAATGTGGCACCGGTGTTGCCACCAACGAGATTGCCTGATGATTTCTACCCTGACCGCGTGCCCATCACAATCATCGATACCTCATCTAGGTAACAAATCTTGTTTCTGTATGCTACGTTTGGTTGGAGAGAAAATTTGGTAAAAGTGTAAGGAAATAGTGCTCTCTTTGCTTGGTGAGAAATTGTGCAGACAGATAGGAAGTCAATaacctgtttggttgctgagaaaatataggaaaagaaaagaaatcaaaagttgagcttgattttttattttatttttgaactcCATTTCATTGGGCATAAAACAAATGTTTGTTCTATTCAtctgtattttcattttcttcattaagATTTATATCCTGAATTTTTGCCCATTACAGCCATGAATACCGGAGAAAATGTGGAAAAGATAGAAACTAATACATAATGTCTTAGACaaagtggtaaaaaaaaaaaagaaggtaaataAAGCTAGAttcttcttatatatatatatactgctTTGGTTTTCTGAGAAATGGGAAAACCTGCCTTATCATGGCCATTAGGGTAGTCTGCTGCATTTGGTTGCAAGGAAACCAAGGAAAAGAGAAATCAATTGATTTCTTGCCCTTTTTTGTGTCATCTTCTCCCGAGAAGATGGAAAATTTGATCTTTTTGggccaaaaatatatttatttttctccatcttCTCATTAACTGGATGGAGCATTGAGTATTCTTTaattggggaaaaaaaaccTGGACTATATTGAGTCTAATTCAACTATTTTGTTTAGTTGAATTCAGTTTTTCTGATTTGGAAAGTGAATCCACAAAGAATATGGtatttggattttctttttcctattttcttccTCAGAGAATAATCCCAGTAATATATTCAGTTAAATTTTGACTGACTTATTGttatctatttttcaatcagtTTGGAGAATAGAAGTGCACTTGCTGATGAACTGAGACGGGCTGATGCTGTTGTACTTACTTATGCCTGTGATCAGCCTGCAACTCTTGATCGGCTGAGTACTTTTTGGCTTCCAGAACTTCGTCGCTTagaggtttttcttcttcttatcataaaattttatattattcctATTGGCTGTTTGTTTTTACAGAATTTATTTCCAGGTTTCATGGATAAAGAGATGATATTTTCATCAACCATCAATATAGAATATCCACTGAATAAGTGGAACATTATTGAGAAATTCTTTTTGGAAAATCTCCCCAGGATATATATGTCAGAATAGCAAAACCAGCGATCTTGTTTTTGACAAATTTGTAATGGGGATGAGTAAATTTTGATGAGCAGGTAAAGGTCCCAGTTATTGTGGTTGGATGTAAGCTAGATCTGAGGGATGAGAATCAGCAAATGAGCCTGGAACAGGTTATGTCACCAATCATGCAGCAGTTTCGGGAGATAGAAACTTGTATAGAATGTTCGGCATCCACACATATCCAGGTAAATTAAGTGCTCTTTACTTTACTGTTTGGTTCTTTTAGTTGCTTTTCTGGCTACAAGCTTTATCAGTCTGTTATCGGATGCAATACTTAatttcttttcgttttttttgGAATAAGATGACCTGATATAGTATGAACACTTGtgatatgtttatttgtttaatacATTTGGTTGTATATTATGACAGCTGGTCACAATACTCATGAGCCACTCTATACCTAGGTTATTTGCTAGTTTTTTGGTATTTATTTTGACGATTGATACATGTTATGAACATTGTATGTTATGTGGAGGGCTGTTAAATACAGAAAACAAATGGAGCTCTGGTATGGTTTGGTTTGTTGAGGCAAGCTTGACTTCTAAGCTTCATCCGAGGCTCCAAGACCAAGGATTGTGCAAGGATCACTTCCAGCTTGACCTCTTTGGAATGCAGATCAGCTTGCTAGTCCTAGTAGCAAGTGCCTGGTTTTGGTCAGGGCTGTTTTGAGGGCCGGGACTAGTTCTCTTTGCATTTCCTATTTAAGGGATATTTTGTCATTCtttatatgctttttttttttttattaataatatttctcattttcctaACACTAAACCCACTCTCACCCAGACCCAACCTGTTGATGAGTCATCTGCCATTAgaatttttcatttgtttaggGTGGAAGTGTGAAAAGCCGTGCAAGGGTAAGTTTTGTTTAGCCACATCAGAACGTTACTTTATTTCATGAACTCTGTAAAAGTTATCTCACGTGACAGTCTAAGCCTGTAGCACTCCCTTCCCCCACCTACCCCCACACACACTAAAAATAAAGGGCAAAAAAAGGCTACCTATTGCATGTGATGTCAATATTGcattttatcaatatatagacttaaaaaaaaagttatccaTACTTAATCTGTTGGTTGATTCTGATTTGGTATGGTTAAGGCTCTGTCTTGATGATTTGGCATTGACACAATTTCATCGTCAGAATTCAAAATGATGGGATTTCTCCACTTACAGATCCCTGAAGTTTTCTACTATGCACAAAAGGCAGTGCTTCATCCAACGGGACCGCTATTTGATCAAGAAACGCAGACTTTGAAGCCCCGGTGTGTGAGAGCTTTGAAACGAATATTCATTTTGTGTGATCATGACAGGGATGGTGCCCTGAGTGATGCagaattaaatgattttcaggTTTCTTTTCGCTgctccaaatttttttccttgaatctGTCCTGTAGAAAATGATCTAATAATGATTGAAAACAAGTTCTTATTTTTTGCAAAAAGTTATGGTATTTTGTGACTGAGATTGTTGAAGGAATTAATAATTAGTGTAAACAGGTCAAATGTTTCAATGCTCCATTGCAACCTTCTGAAATATCTGGTGTTAAGAGGGTTgtgcaagaaaaattgcatgaAGGAGTCAATGATCGTGGTCTTACTTTGACTGGATTCCTCTTTCTCCATGCATTATTCATTGAAAAAGGGCGTCTCGAGACAACATGGACTGTCCTAAGGAAGTTTGGGTACAATAATGATATCAAACTAAGGGAGGATCTCATTCCATTGTCATTTAAACGGGCTCCTGATCAGGTAACTTCTTATTGGTAAACAATCAGTATTATGGTCTTGAATTTGTGGCAATGTTCAGATGCTTTTGTTAAGTGCTGACTCTGCTGACAATTATTTGTATCTGTTTATGTAAAAGTGAGTGCAAATTCAGAGAAGTTGCTTATATTTTGAATGCATAATTTTCAAGAACATTGGTTTGGTTTGTTGAAGTAAGCTCTAATATAAGGACCCTTTACGAGTTATTGGCAAATGACAATTAAGGAAGGGCTgacttttttttatgtatttgttTTCTTGTCTGGTCTTGTTTCTTGACATATTGGTGTGGCTTGCATGCTGCCTGTGTACTTGGGTTGTATGCCTTTTTGGCATTGTTCATTTTATGCTCAATGGTTATTATCTATCGAAAGAGAAACAATGTTTATGATCGTTTATGCCAAATTCACAGTGATGACTCTCAATGCTAATAGGAATTGATTTATGATAGGGGCTAGAGGCAGATAAAACAGTCTGGCTTTTTGGTGCTGATATGAAATGCTATTCATCTCTTACTTGGAGGTGATATGATTGTTGACATGTTTATTGAACTTTGGTTTTTCCATCTAGATGATATATATGTAGTTACAgattctaaatcattaaatctGGTTGTTATTAAGCTTCCCCTTTTTCCTTAATGATAAAAATGTGACTCATCATGCCTGCTTACTTTTGTAGGGTCCCTCTGTCCATGTAAAAGTTTAttgtatcatttattttttgggaatatCTGGTACTGGAGTCTCATGGATTTTAGCCATTGAAATGTTATGAAAGATAGCAGTTTATCTAACTGGCTTGGCTTGTCTCAGGTTCAGGCTTACTTTACACCATAATTTAATACAATTGGAATTGTGGGCAAGTGAATTGCATTTTATGGCCGCCCAAATGTTTGGTTATATCCGTCTAATTCATATCCTGGAAGTATATGGTTTCTTGTTTGGAATGCTTACTCCTCTCATGTTTTGTGTAGAATATGGAGCTGACAACTGAAGCCCTTGAGTTTCTGAAGGGAATCTTTAGCTTGTTTGACATTGATGGTGTATGTACTATTTCTTTCCTTATCAATCACTTAGATGTCACATATAGTTTGATACAATGATGCAGTTTTAAATGCTCGATATGGTTTAAATGAACTTAGTTTTATCACATTATTCGTTTATTAGTTCATTTTTAATTGTGATCGGAATTGTTtatatcaaccataacctagtgctactcatagcatctagagtcctaagttGAAGACCCAGAGTGGCTCATATCAGtgatagccttgagctattcacaacatttaaagccctgaacGCACGAcctatagtcgttcatgtcaaccatgaCCTTAAGATGTTATAGTATCTGTAGCCCTTAGATCAAaaccccgagtcattcatgtcatccacaaccctaagctcttgatttagagtctttcatgtcattaacaaccctGATCTATTCATAAGATCAAGTTTCTCATTGATGTAATTACATTGCTcttttattgttgttattatatcCATCATAATCTTGATGGTATACTCATTGTTTTGGAGTCTAAGATACTTAAATTTCATGTCTATTTAGTTCAGATATAGAAAGTATGCTGGGGCAGAAGTTCCACAGTCATCTTGCATGCCACCTTCCCTCtctgtctctttctctctaaatAGATTCTGAATTTTCTCATCCCTTTCTTTGCTTTATCCAAAGTACAAAGTTGAGTTGAGGTATAATACAGAATGACTTTGATACTTTCTATTAAGTgtggatattttattttattttttgtgcatTTCCACTTTGATGTATCTTtaaacatttattattatagaAGATATCATACTTATCAAATATACATATAGAAGATACCATCTAAGTAACAAAAGGTGCAGGAAACAATGCCAGATTTGACAGCATCACACCTACATTGAACTCGGTCTGCCTGTCACAATTATGAAGAGAGGCCCATCATATATGACTTCATATTTCACCACAAAGACACACATAAACACGCATGCACACACCATAGTTCATGGAATCAAAATATATAGCTAGAGATAGATATGCTTCATAAATTCACTAAACCCCATAGTagctttatttatttcttttgataggcaaagaacAAATATATGAACAAAACCTAACAAAAAAGGGGGTGAACCCTATGTACTCGGGGTATGCAAGAGGCATTGAGAGAACAGAACAGAAACAAGAATGcctaggcaaaaaaaaaaaaaggccctaTACCAAATCTAAAATGTTCATCAATGAACAGTTATTGGGGCTATAGACCACTTCACAAGGATATTATAAGGTTCTCCATCAATTTTTGTTTGTGAAGCACTTCCTTGTTGAAAATCCATTTATGAAGCTCTCTCCACATGCACTAAAGCAAACTAAGGGGAGTCATTCGCCAAACCTTGGCCTCATATCCAAGCCCCAAAACTTCCATCCCAGTGGGAGATTTCTGGCTTTGTCTGGAAACACTCACTGCTTTAAAAAATGGGTAGTAACATTTCGACAATTTTCTGGTTTTGGCATGGTGGATTAAGATATGGTTTGCCAACTCTTCCTATGTGTTGAAGCCTAAGAAGGTTGCACCGTAGCAGAGATAATGTCTTGATGCTTATATGATCTCGACAAAGGCCATTACTTTCTGTTGAAGGTGGATTCCTTATAGagcaattttcatgattcaatCTGCATTATCTATTTTTAGAGGGTACAAGTCTGAGAATATCTTGGAACCCAATTGCATCACAAATCTTGACAAAAATTAGTCATTAGGGTGCAAGGGGATAAAGTGGGTGTTAGCCACATTTTATAGATGTTGACATATGGGACCCGCTTCGTTTCATGCACGTCCTTATATGGAGGCCTATTTTAATAGTTATATTTGTAAAATGTTATGTTACTTCATGTAACATAGCATTTTTTACTTGGTCATATATCATTATCAGCATGTCTTACTTGATCATAATCATGTCTTATTATGAAGTTTTTCAAGGACATAGtccaaattttctttcttttgctttctcaaaattttcaaggacATAGGAATCACTAAATATCTTCATTTCCAGTGCATAGGAAGTTGCTGATGTCCTTGTCACTTTGtcaaattttccatattttgttCTGTAGTGGCTCTGGTAAAAATGCTGTGACTGAAGTAAAATCTATTaaatatctatcaaaaaaaaaaaaaagacctgtcaaaaaaaattataataataaaccTCCCTTCCTCTTGCTAGAGCCCAAGAcctgtcaatttttttttttgataagtaaacaagaTATGCATTAGAAAAAGGCTAAAagccgcaaagcatacagggagtatacaaggcggCTACAGCCTCAAAAAAGAAcaggaccaaaaaaaaaactacctcCCCCTTAAGGGGAGCCCAAGACCTGTCAATAAAGTCTAACAAGGACGAGAATGCCTCACCTGTGGAATTCCTTTGTCCAAAGAATGGGGGGTATAAGGAAAGAATTATGCTTAGTATTATTACTAACTTGGAGGGTTAGGGTCAGAGTGATGAAATTGTCAGCATAAGCTAAATGTTTTTCAACAGTGTTGGTAAGTAAACTTCCATTCATGTTTTATGATTGTATTCTTCTATTTTATCTAGCCTAGAGCTCTCTAGTTAGTTAAGTAGTTGCACAGCTTCTCAAAATCCTGATCGATATGGATTTTGTTTTGAGCAGGATGGGGCACTGCACCCTGATGAGCTTGTAGATCTTTTTTCTACTGCACCAGAAAGGTACTTCTGTTTTCCTAAAACATCAATTTATGGTTTTGTTTTTGCTACTTTACTTCAACATATATCATTTCctattttattaataagaaaTATGATATGTGTTATTGTCTGTTGGAACTTATAAACATCCTGTTGGAATTTGTAGTTGCACAACATATATCATTTCCTATGTAATTGTTATTTGCagtattttgtttaataaaaaacaatgaagCTGTTGTTGACTAATATTTCATATGGAAATTAGGGTAGAATGCATTGATTATAAGTTTTATGAGGCTTGTTAACCAATTTTGTGTTCCTTAAGGGCATCTGGTTTTGCTGTCATCTGAGCTGTCAAACTCAATGTCAGTATGCATACTGTGCTGTACTTTTAtattgcttaaaaaaaaaaacatgagtaTCACATGTCAAACTTCATTGTTGAAGGATGCTTAACAAATTTGATGCTGTAGAAGAGAATTGCCACCTACAACCATAGCATGTGATGAATTCATGGTATTGTTTAGAAACCTTGGCTGCCAATGAAAGTGAGTTTCTTTTCATGGGAAGTAAATTGGGGCAGGATCCTTACCAGAGATTAGTTGAAAAAGAGGGGCTGGACCATGGTGAACTGATGTTTCGTATGTAAGGATGAGGAGGAATCAACAAATTACCTTTTGCTTCATTGTACCAAAACAAGAATCATACGGCAGCTAGTCTTCTCTTTGTTTGGGGTAGAATGAGTGGCACCAACTTCAGTTAAAGGGGCCTTCTTAAGTTGGTAGCGATCCTTGTGGGAAAGACAAGAAAGAAAGCATGGAAGACTATCCCCCTTATGTGTCCTTATGTGTTATTTAGACTgcttggaaggagagaaataatGGGTCTTTTGAAGACGTGGAACAAATGGATCAAATGCTAAGGCTTTGTTTTGTAACTGATTTTGAAGGCATTTCCCAAAAAACAGTCATAAAAATCAgcttttaagaatagtttttaaaaactgttttataatgttttgtaaaaNNNNNNNNNNNNNNNNNNNNNNNNNNNNNNNNNNNNNNNNNNNNNNNNNNNNNNNNNNNNNNNNNNNNNNNNNNNNNNNNNNNNNNNNNNNNNNNNNNNNNNNNNNNNNNNNNNNNNNNNNNNNNNNNNNNNNNNNNNNNNNNNNNNNNNNNNNNNNNNNNNNNNNNNNNNNNNNNNNNNNNNNNNNNNNNNNNNNNNNNNNNNNNNNNNNNNNNNNNNNNNNNNNNNNNNNNNNNNNNNNNNNNNNNNNNNNNNNNNNNNNNNNNNNNNNNNNNNNNNNNNNNNNNNNNNNNNNNNNNNNNNNNNNNNNNNNNNNNNNNNNNNNNNNNNNNNNNNNNNNNNNNNNNNNNNNNNNNNNNNNNNNNNNNNNNNNNNNNNNNNNNNNNNNNNNNNNNNNNNNNNNNNNNNNNNNNNNNNNNNNNNNNNNNNNNNNNNNNNNNNNNNNNNNNNNNNNNNNNNNNNNNNNNNNNNNNNNNNNNNNNNNNNNNNNNNNNNNNNNNNNNNNNNNNNNNNNNNNNNNNNNNNNNNNNNNNNNNNNNNNNNNNNNNNNNNNNNNNNNNNNNNNNNNNNNNNNNNNNNNNNNNNNNNNNNNNNNNNNNNNNNNNNNNNNNNNNNNNNNNNNNNNNNNNNNNNNNNNNNNNNNNNNNNNNNNNNNNNNNNNNNNNNNNNNNNNNNNNNNNNNNNNNNNNNNNNNNNNNNNNNNNNNNNNNNNNNNNNNNNNNNNNNNNNNNNNNNNNNNNNNNNNNNNNNNNNNNNNNNNNNNNNNNNNNNNNNNNNNNNNNNNNNNNNNNNNNNNNNNNNNNNNNNNNNNNNNNNNNNNNNNNNNNNNNNNNNNNNNNNNNNNNNNNNNNNNNNNNNNNNNNNNNNNNNNNNNNNNNNNNNNNNNNNNNNNNNNNNNNNNNNNNNNNNNNNNNNNNNNNNNNNNNNNNNNNNNNNNNNNNNNNNNNNNNNNNNNNNNNNNNNNNNNNNNNNNNNNNNNNNNNNNNNNNNNNNNNNNNNNNNNNNNNNNNNNNNNNNNNNNNNNNNNNNNNNNNNNNNNNNNNNNNNNNNNNNNNNNNNNNNNNNNNNNNNNNNNNNNNNNNNNNNNNNNNNNNNNNNNNNNNNNNNNNNNNNNNNNNNNNNNNNNNNNNNNNNNNNNNNNNNNNNNNNNNNNNNNNNNNNNNNNNNNNNNNNNNNNNNNNNNNNNNNNNNNNNNNNNNNNNNNNNNNNNNNNNNNNNNNNNNNNNNNNNNNNNNNNNNNNNNNNNNNNNNNNNNNNNNNNNNNNNNNNNNNNNNNNNNNNNNNNNNNNNNNNNNNNNNNNNNNNNNNNNNNNNNNNNNNNNNNNNNNNNNNNNNNNNNNNNNNNNNNNNNNNNNNNNNNNNNNNNNNNNNNNNNNNNNNNNNNNNNNNNNNNNNNNNNNNNNNNNNNNNNNNNNNNNNNNNNNNNNNNNNNNNNNNNNNNNNNNNNNNNNNNNNNNNNNNNNNNNNNNNNNNNNNNNNNNNNNNNNNNNNNNNNNNNNNNNNNNNNNNNNNNNNNNNNNNNNNNNNNNNNNNNNNNNNNNNNNNNNNNNNNNNNNNNNNNNNNNNNNNNNNNNNNNNNNNNNNNNNNNNNNNNNNNNNNNNNNNNNNNNNNNNNNNNNNNNNNNNNNNNNNNNNNNNNNNNNNNNNNNNNNNNNNNNNNNNNNNNNNNNNNNNNNNNNNNNNNNNNNNNNNNNNNNNNNNNNNNNNNNNNNNNNNNNNNNNNNNNNNNNNNNNNNNNNNNNNNNNNNNNNNNNNNNNNNNNNNNNNNNNNNNNNNNNNNNNNNNNNNNNNNNNNNNNNNNNNNNNNNNNNNNNNNNNNNNNNNNNNNNNNNNNNNNNNNNNNNNNNNNNNNNNNNNNNNNNNNNNNNNNNNNNNNNNNNNNNNNNNNNNNNNNNNNNNNNNNNNNNNNNNNNNNNNNNNNNNNNNNNNNNNNNNNNNNNNNNNNNNNNNNNNNNNNNNNNNNNNNNNNNNNNNNNNNNNNNNNNNNNNNNNNNNNNNNNNNNNNNNNNNNNNNNNNNNNNNNNNNNNNNNNNNNNNNNNNNNNNNNNNNNNNNNNNNNNNNNNNNNNNNNNNNNNNNNNNNNNNNNNNNNNNNNNNNNNNNNNNNNNNNNNNNNNNNNNNNNNNNNNNNNNNNNNNNNNNNNNNNNNNNNNNNNNNNNNNNNNNNNNNNNNNNNNNNNNNNNNNNNNNNNNNNNNNNNNNNNNNNNNNNNNNNNNNNNNNNNNNNNNNNNNNNNNNNNNNNNNNNNNNNNNNNNNNNNNNNNNNNNNNNNNNNNNNNNNNNNNNNNNNNNNNNNNNNNNNNNNNNNNNNNNNNNNNNNNNNNNNNNNNNNNNNNNNNNNNNNNNNNNNNNNNNNNNNNNNNNNNNNNNNNNNNNNNNNNNNNNNNNNNNNNNNNNNNNNNNNNNNNNNNNNNNNNNNNNNNNNNNNNNNNNNNNNNNNNNNNNNNNNNNNNNNNNNNNNNNNNNNNNNNNNNNNNNNNNNNNNNNNNNNNNNNNNNNNNNNNNNNNNNNNNNNNNNNNNNNNNNNNNNNNNNNNNNNNNNNNNNNNNNNNNNNNNNNNNNNNNNNNNNNNNNNNNNNNNNNNNNNNNNNNNNNNNNNNNNNNNNNNNNNNNNNNNNNNNNNNNNNNNNNNNNNNNNNNNNNNNNNNNNNNNNNNNNNNNNNNNNNNNNNNNNNNNNNNNNNNNNNNNNNNNNNNNNNNNNNNNNNNNNNNNNNNNNNNNNNNNNNNNNNNNNNNNNNNNNNNNNNNNNNNNNNNNNNNNNNNNNNNNNNNNNNNNNNNNNNNNNNNNNNNNNNNNNNNNNNNNNNNNNNNNNNNNNNNNNNNNNNNNNNNNNNNNNNNNNNNNNNNNNNNNNNNNNNNNNNNNNNNNNNNNNNNNNNNNNNNNNNNNNNNNNNNNNNNNNNNNNNNNNNNNNNNNNNNNNNNNNNNNNNNNNNNNNNNNNNNNNNNNNNNNNNNNNNNNNNNNNNNNNNNNNNNNNNNNNNNNNNNNNNNNNNNNNNNNNNNNNNNNNNNNNNNNNNNNNNNNNNNNNNNNNNNNNNNNNNNNNNNNNNNNNNNNNNNNNNNNNNNNNNNNNNNNNNNNNNNNNNNNNNNNNNNNNNNNNNNNNNNNNNNNNNNNNNNNNNNNNNNNNNNNNNNNNNNNNNNNNNNNNNNNNNNNNNNNNNNNNNNNNNNNNNNNNNNNNNNNNNNNNNNNNNNNNNNNNNNNNNNNNNNNNNNNNNNNNNNNNNNNNNNNNNNNNNNNNNNNNNNNNNNNNNNNNNNNNNNNNNNNNNNNNNNNNNNNNNNNNNNNNNNNNNNNNNNNNNNNNNNNNNNNNNNNNNNNNNNNNNNNNNNNNNNNNNNNNNNNNNNNNNNNNNNNNNNNNNNNNNNNNNNNNNNNNNNNNNNNNNNNNNNNNNNNNNNNNNNNNNNNNNNNNNNNNNNNNNNNNNNNNNNNNNNNNNNNNNNNNNNNNNNNNNNNNNNNNNNNNNNNNNNNNNNNNNNNNNNNNNNNNNNNNNNNNNNNNNNNNNNNNNNNNNNNNNNNNNNNNNNNNNNNNNNNNNNNNNNNNNNNNNNNNNNNNNNNNNNNNNNNNNNNNNNNNNNNNNNNNNNNNNNNNNNNNNNNNNNNNNNNNNNNNNNNNNNNNNNNNNNNNNNNNNNNNNNNNNNNNNNNNNNNNNNNNNNNNNNNNNNNNNNNNNNNNNNNNNNNNNNNNNNNNNNNNNNNNNNNNNNNNNNNNNNNNNNNNNNNNNNNNNNNNNNNNNNNNNNNNNNNNNNNNNNNNNNNNNNNNNNNNNNNNNNNNNNNNNNNNNNNNNNNNNNNNNNNNNNNNNNNNNNNNNNNNNNNNNNNNNNNNNNNNNNNNNNNNNNNNNNNNNNNNNNNNNNNNNNNNNNNNNNNNNNNNNNNNNNNNNNNNNNNNNNNNNNNNNNNNNNNNNNNNNNNNNNNNNNNNNNNNNNNNNNNNNNNNNNNNNNNNNNNNNNNNNNNNNNNNNNNNNNNNNNNNNNNNNNNNNNNNNNNNNNNNNNNNNNNNNNNNNNNNNNNNNNNNNNNNNNNNNNNNNNNNNNNNNNNNNNNNNNNNNNNNNNNNNNNNNNNNNNNNNNNNNNNNNNNNNNNNNNNNNNNNNNNNNNNNNNNNNNNNNNNNNNNNNNNNNNNNNNNNNNNNNNNNNNNNNNNNNNNNNNNNNNNNNNNNNNN
Above is a genomic segment from Vitis riparia cultivar Riparia Gloire de Montpellier isolate 1030 chromosome 14, EGFV_Vit.rip_1.0, whole genome shotgun sequence containing:
- the LOC117929615 gene encoding mitochondrial Rho GTPase 1-like; this translates as MAKASAGATNSGNRTGVRIVVAGDRGTGKSSLIVTAAAENFPANVAPVLPPTRLPDDFYPDRVPITIIDTSSSLENRSALADELRRADAVVLTYACDQPATLDRLSTFWLPELRRLEVKVPVIVVGCKLDLRDENQQMSLEQVMSPIMQQFREIETCIECSASTHIQIPEVFYYAQKAVLHPTGPLFDQETQTLKPRCVRALKRIFILCDHDRDGALSDAELNDFQVKCFNAPLQPSEISGVKRVVQEKLHEGVNDRGLTLTGFLFLHALFIEKGRLETTWTVLRKFGYNNDIKLREDLIPLSFKRAPDQNMELTTEALEFLKGIFSLFDIDGDGALHPDELVDLFSTAPERYFCFPKTSIYGFVFATLLQHISFPILLIRNMICVIVCWNL